From one Sparus aurata chromosome 16, fSpaAur1.1, whole genome shotgun sequence genomic stretch:
- the cdkl1 gene encoding cyclin-dependent kinase-like 1, whose amino-acid sequence MEKYEKIGKIGEGSYGVVFKCRNKDTGQIVAIKKFVESEDDPIIKKIALREIRMLKQLKHANLVNLIEVFRRKRKLHLVFEYCDHTVLNELDRHPRGVPEHLVRSITWQTLQAVNFCHKQNCIHRDVKPENILITKHQVIKLCDFGFARILTGPCDYYTDYVATRWYRAPELLVGDTQYGPPVDVWAIGCVFAELLSGIPLWPGKSDMDQLYLIRKTLGDLIPRHQQVFSNNQFFCGVSVPEPQEMEPLEQKYPNLSHQALSLMKGCLRMDPSERLTCEQLLQHPYFDSLREKSQSTSREQERSSNKRTRLTRKHLPPGYLPQLTSSSIFPAVDNKRYYNNLRKFNYHLPNI is encoded by the exons ATGGAGAAGTATGAGAAGATCGGAAAGATCGGAGAGGGCTCCTACGGCGTCGTCTTCAAGTGCCGGAACAAAGACACGGGGCAGATCGTCGCCATCAAGAAGTTTGTGGAGTCGGAGGACGACCCCATCATCAAGAAGATCGCGCTGAGGGAGATCAGGATGCTCAAG caaCTGAAACACGCCAACCTGGTGAATCTGATCGAGGTGTTCCGGCGCAAGCGGAAGCTCCACCTCGTGTTCGAGTACTGCGACCACACGGTCCTCAACGAGCTGGACCGCCATCCCAGAGG TGTTCCTGAGCACCTTGTGAGGAGTATAACCTGGCAGACGCTTCAAGCCGTCAACTTCTGtcacaaacaaaat TGCATCCACCGAGACGTCAAGCCGGAGAACATCCTCATCACCAAACACCAAGTCATCAAACTCTGTGACTTTGGGTTCGCCAGGATTCTCA CTGGTCCATGTGACTACTACACAGACTACGTGGCGACCCGTTGGTACCGGGCCCCCGAGCTGCTGGTGGGAGACACTCAGTACGGACCTCCGGTGGACGTCTGGGCGATCGGGTGCGTGTTCGCTGAGCTGCTGTCGGGGATCCCTCTTTGGCCCGGGAAGTCTGACATGGACCAACTGTACCTGATCAGGAAGACTCTCG GAGATCTGATCCCTCGACACCAGCAGGTCTTCAGCAACAACCAGTTCTTCTGTGGAGTTTCCGTCCCAGAGCCACAGGAGATG GAACCTTTGGAGCAGAAATATCCAAATCTGTCGCATCAAGCTCTGAGTCTCATGAAG GGCTGTCTGAGGATGGACCCGTCCGAGCGGCTGACCTGcgagcagctcctccagcaccCGTACTTCGACAGCCTGCGAGAGAAGAGCCAGAGCACGTCTCGAGAGCAGGAACGCTCCAGCAACAAGAGGACACGTTTAACTCGCAAACACCTTCCTCCCGGG TATTTGCCGCAGctgaccagcagcagcatctttCCAGCCGTGGACAACAAGAGGTACTACAACAACCTGCGCAAGTTCAACTATCACCTACCGAACATCTAA